The sequence GGGAATGTGAATCCGCTTGCGCCGGGCGGTGAGCTTCCTAAGATCGCCCTCTCCATCGGGATCTCCCAGAGCGGACGATATCTCCGCGACATGCTCTACCAGGGATTCAACGAGGATGTCGAGGGGCGCATCGTCTTCGACGGGATGCACCCGGATATCGCGGGCTCACGGAAGACCTTCACCAATTTCGCGTTTTCCCAACCGGGGCGGTGGCAGCGCCAGCACGAGGACCACCTCTTCCCCGGGGATCAGTTCCCCTTCACCTACGGCACGCTGACCGACCCCATCAGCGGGAGGACCGACGGCATTCTCGAGCGCTGCACGGCATCGGATACCTGTCCGAAGGTCGTGCATACCGATGGAGAGGCGGAGCTCTGGCAGGGGCGCGCGTCCCTCGTGGTCACGGATCCGCTCGGGCGCGACATCGAGCTCCCCGAGAATGTCCGCGTCTATCTCATCGCGGGAACCCAACATGGCGGAGGGCGGGGAGTCTACCTCGAGACGCCGACCTCAGGGATGTGCCAGAATCCCGGCAATCCGATGGCCCTCTCCCCGATCCGCACGGCGCTCACGGTCGCCCTGTACGAGTGGGTGGCGGAGGACCGCCTCCCTCCGCCCAGCCGACATCCCAAGGCGGAGGGCGGCGGGCTCCTGCGGCCCGAGATCACGGCATTCCCTCGAATACCGGATGTCCTTTACACGGCAAGTTATAACCCACTTCAGCTCATGAATTACTCGACTATTCCGGCCACGGGCGGTGACGCCTATACCGTCATGGTCGCGGGGATCAACGGCGACGGGAACATGTTGGGGGGCGTGCGGCACCCCAACTTCGAGGTGCCGATCGGGACCTATACGGGCTGGAATCTCCGTCGCGACGGCTTCGCTCCCGGCGAGCAATGCGGCGGAACCGGTTCGTATTTCCCCTTCCTGGAAGCGCAGGTGGACCGCTCGGGGTCATGGGATTCCCGCCGCTCCTTTCAGGAACGGTACTCCTCCCCCGAGGTGTACGTCGAGCGACTCGAAGCGGCCGCCGCCCAACTCGTCGAAGAGCGTTTCCTCCTCCGTCGCCACGCGGAGGAGATCGTCCGCCTCGCACGGGAGGCCCGCCTCCCGAACTAGTCACGTTGGCGAAGCATCTCCCCGCGGGCGCACGGAGTCGCACTTACCGC comes from Gemmatimonadota bacterium and encodes:
- a CDS encoding alpha/beta hydrolase domain-containing protein; its protein translation is MKLRRLVAVHAVSAATLVAAPASAQIARIELEVVESPALDGESFGAVGQYERLRGVFFGEVDPAHLLHLGIVNLDRAPRNERGRVEYATTVEIYRPRDMSRWNGALYHTVPNRGGAGAGEAVLLEMGFALVRVGWQGDLPATQNNVTARLPIARNVDGSPLEGPAYTEFIFNNDDSISTATLSYPTASLDPAQATLTVRQNQFDRRSTPDDLRWRFEDERRVTIERPAGFDGGAIYEFIYEAKDPIVMGLGFAATRDVISFLRYRTADEAGNVNPLAPGGELPKIALSIGISQSGRYLRDMLYQGFNEDVEGRIVFDGMHPDIAGSRKTFTNFAFSQPGRWQRQHEDHLFPGDQFPFTYGTLTDPISGRTDGILERCTASDTCPKVVHTDGEAELWQGRASLVVTDPLGRDIELPENVRVYLIAGTQHGGGRGVYLETPTSGMCQNPGNPMALSPIRTALTVALYEWVAEDRLPPPSRHPKAEGGGLLRPEITAFPRIPDVLYTASYNPLQLMNYSTIPATGGDAYTVMVAGINGDGNMLGGVRHPNFEVPIGTYTGWNLRRDGFAPGEQCGGTGSYFPFLEAQVDRSGSWDSRRSFQERYSSPEVYVERLEAAAAQLVEERFLLRRHAEEIVRLAREARLPN